A region of Arabidopsis thaliana chromosome 5, partial sequence DNA encodes the following proteins:
- the HIR1 gene encoding SPFH/Band 7/PHB domain-containing membrane-associated protein family (HYPERSENSITIVE-INDUCED RESPONSE PROTEIN 1 (HIR1); INVOLVED IN: N-terminal protein myristoylation; LOCATED IN: plasma membrane, vacuole, membrane; EXPRESSED IN: 25 plant structures; EXPRESSED DURING: 15 growth stages; CONTAINS InterPro DOMAIN/s: Band 7 protein (InterPro:IPR001107); BEST Arabidopsis thaliana protein match is: SPFH/Band 7/PHB domain-containing membrane-associated protein family (TAIR:AT1G69840.7); Has 5648 Blast hits to 5647 proteins in 1784 species: Archae - 171; Bacteria - 3783; Metazoa - 267; Fungi - 306; Plants - 270; Viruses - 3; Other Eukaryotes - 848 (source: NCBI BLink).), producing the protein MGNLFCCVQVDQSTVAIKETFGKFEDVLEPGCHFLPWCLGSQVAGYLSLRVQQLDVRCETKTKDNVFVNVVASIQYRALANKANDAYYKLSNTRGQIQAYVFDVIRASVPKLLLDDVFEQKNDIAKAVEEELEKAMSAYGYEIVQTLIVDIEPDEHVKRAMNEINAAARMRLAANEKAEAEKILQIKRAEGEAESKYLSGLGIARQRQAIVDGLRDSVLGFAVNVPGTTAKDVMDMVLVTQYFDTMKEIGASSKSSAVFIPHGPGAVRDVASQIRDGLLQGSSANL; encoded by the exons atggggaatttgttttgttgtgtgcAAGTGGATCAATCAACGGTAGCGATAAAGGAAACATTCGGGAAATTCGAAGATGTTCTTGAGCCTGGTTGCCATTTTCTTCCATGGTGTCTTGGTAGTCAAGTTGCTGGTTACCTCTCTCTAAGGGTTCAGCAATTGGACGTTCGTTGCGAGACAAAGACTAAG GACAATGTGTTTGTTAATGTTGTTGCATCGATTCAGTACCGTGCTTTAGCTAATAAGGCAAATGATGCGTACTACAAGCTCAGTAACACAAGGGGTCAGATTCAAGCTTATGTGTTTGATG TTATTAGAGCGAGTGTCCCGAAGTTGCTTCTTGATGATGTCTTTGAGCAGAAGAATGATATTGCGAAAGCTGTTGAAGAGGAGCTCGAGAAG GCAATGTCGGCTTACGGTTATGAGATTGTGCAAACTCTCATTGTTGATATCGAGCCTGATGAACATGTCAAACGGGCCATGAACGAAATCAACGCTG CTGCAAGGATGAGATTGGCTGCAAACGAAAAGGCAGAGGCAGAGAAAATCCTACAGATTAAGAGAGCTGAAGGTGAAGCTGAGTCCAAGTACCTCTCTGGTCTTGGTATCGCCCGTCAGAGGCAGGCGATTGTCGATGGATTACGCGACAGTGTTTTGGGTTTCGCTGTGAATGTCCCTGGGACAACTGCTAAAGATGTGATGGACATGGTGCTAGTTACACAGTACTTTGACACAATGAAGGAGATTGGTGCTAGCTCCAAGTCGTCTGCCGTGTTCATACCTCATGGACCAGGAGCGGTTCGTGATGTGGCTTCTCAGATTAGAGATGGCCTTCTTCAAGGCTCGTCCGCAAACCTGTGA
- a CDS encoding Major facilitator superfamily protein has translation MLAASFVLVVEVLENLAFLANASNLVLYLSTKMGFSPSGAANAVTAFMGTAFFLALLGGFLADAFFTTFHIYLVSAAIEFLGLMVLTVQAHEHSTEPWSRVFLFVGLYLVALGVGGIKGSLPPHGAEQFDEETSSGRRQRSFFFNYFIFSLSCGALIAVTVVVWLEDNKGWSYGFGVSTAAILISVPVFLAGSRVYRLKVPSGSPITTLFKVLTAALYAKYKKRRTSRIVVTCHTRNDCDDSVTKQNCDGDDGFLGSFLGEVVRERESLPRPLRCTEEQVKDVKIVIKILPIFMSTIMLNCCLAQLSTFSVQQASTMNTKLGSFTVPPAALPVFPVVFMMILAPTYNHLLLPLARKSTKTETGITHLQRIGTGLVLSIVAMAVAALVETKRKHVVVSCCSNNNSSSYSSSPLPITFLWVAIQYVFLGSADLFTLAGMMEFFFTEAPSTMRSLATSLSWASLAMGYYFSSVLVSAVNFVTGLNHHNPWLLGENLNQYHLERFYWLMCVLSGINFLHYLFWASRYVYRSNQG, from the exons ATGCTTGCTGCCTCGTTCGTCTTGG TTGTGGAAGTGTTGGAGAACCTTGCGTTTTTAGCAAACGCGAGCAACCTAGTGCTGTATTTGTCAACAAAGATGGGATTTTCGCCGTCCGGAGCCGCAAATGCCGTAACCGCTTTTATGGGAACGGCATTTTTCTTGGCCCTTCTCGGAGGGTTTTTGGCAGACGCCTTCTTCACTACTTTCCATATCTATTTAGTCAGCGCCGCCATAGAATTCTTG GGCTTGATGGTACTGACGGTCCAAGCCCACGAGCACTCTACCGAGCCATGGTCTCGTGTATTTCTATTTGTGGGTCTATATTTAGTAGCTCTTGGTGTCGGAGGAATAAAAGGCTCGTTGCCACCGCACGGAGCGGAACAGTTCGACGAAGAAACATCGAGTGGGAGGAGACaaagatctttcttctttaactACTTCATATTTAGCCTCTCGTGCGGTGCCTTGATAGCCGTCACGGTCGTGGTCTGGCTCGAAGACAACAAAGGCTGGTCTTATGGCTTCGGTGTCTCCACAGCCGCGATCCTGATCTCGGTCCCGGTTTTCTTGGCCGGTTCTCGCGTTTATCGCCTCAAGGTTCCTAGTGGAAGTCCAATCACGACTCTGTTCAAAGTGTTAACCGCTGCTTTATACGCtaaatataagaaaagaagaacttCAAGAATTGTTGTAACGTGTCACACAAGAAATGATTGTGATGACAGcgtaaccaaacaaaactgtGACGGAGATGATGGATTTCTCGGATCTTTCCTAGGTGAAGTTGTGAGAGAGCGTGAATCACTACCACGTCCACTCCGTTGTACGGAAGAGCAAGTCAAAGATGTGAAGATAGTCATCAAGATCCTACCTATTTTCATGTCTACCATTATGCTTAACTGTTGTCTAGCTCAGCTCTCGACGTTTTCCGTTCAACAAGCTTCCACAATGAACACAAAGCTCGGGTCCTTTACTGTCCCACCCGCGGCATTACCAGTTTTTCCAGTGGTCTTCATGATGATCTTAGCTCCGACCTAtaaccacctcctcctccctCTAGcgagaaaatcaacaaaaaccgAAACCGGCATAACCCACCTTCAACGCATCGGAACAGGGCTAGTCCTTTCCATAGTCGCAATGGCGGTGGCAGCCTTAGTGGAAACAAAACGCAAGCACGTCGTTGTTAGTTGCTGCTCAAACAACAACtcatcttcttattcttcttcgcCGCTTCCTATAACGTTTCTTTGGGTGGCTATTCAATATGTGTTTCTCGGATCAGCCGATCTATTCACTCTAGCCGGTATGATGGAGTTTTTCTTCACCGAAGCTCCTTCTACCATGCGTTCCCTTGCAACCTCGCTCTCATGGGCGTCTCTTGCGATGGGATATTACTTTAGCTCTGTTCTCGTCTCGGCTGTTAATTTCGTAACAGGCTTAAACCATCACAATCCATGGCTTTTGGGGGAGAATCTAAATCAGTACCATCTCGAGAGATTCTACTGGCTCATGTGTGTGCTTAGTGGGATTAATTTCTTGCATTATCTCTTTTGGGCTAGTCGTTATGTGTACCGGTCGAACCAAGGGTAA
- a CDS encoding Major facilitator superfamily protein (Major facilitator superfamily protein; FUNCTIONS IN: transporter activity; INVOLVED IN: oligopeptide transport; LOCATED IN: membrane; EXPRESSED IN: 19 plant structures; EXPRESSED DURING: 12 growth stages; CONTAINS InterPro DOMAIN/s: Oligopeptide transporter (InterPro:IPR000109), Major facilitator superfamily, general substrate transporter (InterPro:IPR016196); BEST Arabidopsis thaliana protein match is: nitrate transporter 1:2 (TAIR:AT1G69850.1); Has 6918 Blast hits to 6790 proteins in 1275 species: Archae - 0; Bacteria - 3368; Metazoa - 483; Fungi - 402; Plants - 2165; Viruses - 0; Other Eukaryotes - 500 (source: NCBI BLink).), which translates to MSTNYTAINHILHFHSPNSCFLMIMSLEFEQMDEANRLSAWNGYVDWRSRPALRGRHGGMLAASFVLVVEVLENLAFLANASNLVLYLSTKMGFSPSGAANAVTAFMGTAFFLALLGGFLADAFFTTFHIYLVSAAIEFLGLMVLTVQAHEHSTEPWSRVFLFVGLYLVALGVGGIKGSLPPHGAEQFDEETSSGRRQRSFFFNYFIFSLSCGALIAVTVVVWLEDNKGWSYGFGVSTAAILISVPVFLAGSRVYRLKVPSGSPITTLFKVLTAALYAKYKKRRTSRIVVTCHTRNDCDDSVTKQNCDGDDGFLGSFLGEVVRERESLPRPLRCTEEQVKDVKIVIKILPIFMSTIMLNCCLAQLSTFSVQQASTMNTKLGSFTVPPAALPVFPVVFMMILAPTYNHLLLPLARKSTKTETGITHLQRIGTGLVLSIVAMAVAALVETKRKHVVVSCCSNNNSSSYSSSPLPITFLWVAIQYVFLGSADLFTLAGMMEFFFTEAPSTMRSLATSLSWASLAMGYYFSSVLVSAVNFVTGLNHHNPWLLGENLNQYHLERFYWLMCVLSGINFLHYLFWASRYVYRSNQG; encoded by the exons ATGTCCACAAACTATACTGCCATTAATCATATACTTCACTTTCATTCTCCAAACAGCTGTTTCTTGATGATCATGTCTCTGGAGTTTGAACAAATG GATGAAGCAAACAGGTTAAGCGCGTGGAATGGTTACGTAGACTGGCGAAGTAGACCTGCGTTGCGTGGCCGCCATGGCGGTATGCTTGCTGCCTCGTTCGTCTTGG TTGTGGAAGTGTTGGAGAACCTTGCGTTTTTAGCAAACGCGAGCAACCTAGTGCTGTATTTGTCAACAAAGATGGGATTTTCGCCGTCCGGAGCCGCAAATGCCGTAACCGCTTTTATGGGAACGGCATTTTTCTTGGCCCTTCTCGGAGGGTTTTTGGCAGACGCCTTCTTCACTACTTTCCATATCTATTTAGTCAGCGCCGCCATAGAATTCTTG GGCTTGATGGTACTGACGGTCCAAGCCCACGAGCACTCTACCGAGCCATGGTCTCGTGTATTTCTATTTGTGGGTCTATATTTAGTAGCTCTTGGTGTCGGAGGAATAAAAGGCTCGTTGCCACCGCACGGAGCGGAACAGTTCGACGAAGAAACATCGAGTGGGAGGAGACaaagatctttcttctttaactACTTCATATTTAGCCTCTCGTGCGGTGCCTTGATAGCCGTCACGGTCGTGGTCTGGCTCGAAGACAACAAAGGCTGGTCTTATGGCTTCGGTGTCTCCACAGCCGCGATCCTGATCTCGGTCCCGGTTTTCTTGGCCGGTTCTCGCGTTTATCGCCTCAAGGTTCCTAGTGGAAGTCCAATCACGACTCTGTTCAAAGTGTTAACCGCTGCTTTATACGCtaaatataagaaaagaagaacttCAAGAATTGTTGTAACGTGTCACACAAGAAATGATTGTGATGACAGcgtaaccaaacaaaactgtGACGGAGATGATGGATTTCTCGGATCTTTCCTAGGTGAAGTTGTGAGAGAGCGTGAATCACTACCACGTCCACTCCGTTGTACGGAAGAGCAAGTCAAAGATGTGAAGATAGTCATCAAGATCCTACCTATTTTCATGTCTACCATTATGCTTAACTGTTGTCTAGCTCAGCTCTCGACGTTTTCCGTTCAACAAGCTTCCACAATGAACACAAAGCTCGGGTCCTTTACTGTCCCACCCGCGGCATTACCAGTTTTTCCAGTGGTCTTCATGATGATCTTAGCTCCGACCTAtaaccacctcctcctccctCTAGcgagaaaatcaacaaaaaccgAAACCGGCATAACCCACCTTCAACGCATCGGAACAGGGCTAGTCCTTTCCATAGTCGCAATGGCGGTGGCAGCCTTAGTGGAAACAAAACGCAAGCACGTCGTTGTTAGTTGCTGCTCAAACAACAACtcatcttcttattcttcttcgcCGCTTCCTATAACGTTTCTTTGGGTGGCTATTCAATATGTGTTTCTCGGATCAGCCGATCTATTCACTCTAGCCGGTATGATGGAGTTTTTCTTCACCGAAGCTCCTTCTACCATGCGTTCCCTTGCAACCTCGCTCTCATGGGCGTCTCTTGCGATGGGATATTACTTTAGCTCTGTTCTCGTCTCGGCTGTTAATTTCGTAACAGGCTTAAACCATCACAATCCATGGCTTTTGGGGGAGAATCTAAATCAGTACCATCTCGAGAGATTCTACTGGCTCATGTGTGTGCTTAGTGGGATTAATTTCTTGCATTATCTCTTTTGGGCTAGTCGTTATGTGTACCGGTCGAACCAAGGGTAA